One window from the genome of Yarrowia lipolytica chromosome 1B, complete sequence encodes:
- a CDS encoding uncharacterized protein (Compare to YALI0B12892g, similar to Saccharomyces cerevisiae PIF1 (YML061C); ancestral locus Anc_4.322, some similarities with uniprot|Q9UUA2 Schizosaccharomyces pombe DNA repair and recombination protein pif1 mitochondrial precursor) produces the protein MTMSSDHSLDDIMGSIVVGRRKLSISDFEDDFDIDEITQNAISSATKRSKSTSAVPQNSAVLLPPEFSLSSTFEDDIDAVMAEIRVQKPAKKHNSTQATRVTHDIPFQEPERRPQPVLEASDISKDISDMDDILADIEIQPTAKLRRVKKASQSSPSLSQQIDDMMNQKKLNVDSHKPASAHKQTSSPGVPVFLKHSQQPLLQLQHPRRADLSSSMVQSGVLEDPFCDEINSSPPLQALDSSPYFSQKTSGNLLNLPNLPAFDFSSQTLQRSKSDSLKFNKKLISSFDLEGDLSDTKYGVCDLESAGRPQQLRSESARRQQSREAGQVMSSVSHETNDKPLSSLPPHSSPSRERSLSTPTELLNYNASDVKPTSTPLASSQIEWEPSSRELCGYDVHTLNLRQKAKLKEYGRLSPGDLRDTRVKRFKSAGEAEPREQQPDGDSAVAGVSKNGFANSPRKNESRRAKSESAPKVLQQLDFFNKSNRPQLDAGLKSKGPRKSIQSRLYTTTTHNTLVDVDGEEDGLMTVQVASLSAEQQAIHDLVINGETNIFFTGAAGTGKSVLLRQIIASLRRKYKKSLDKVAVTASTGLAACNVQGTTLHSFAGCGLAREDVDSLCKRIRRNKKARDRWKNVSVLVIDEISMVDARFFDKLEQIAQKLRRNKRPFGGIQLIVTGDFYQLPPVPDTNKDRFRGSYGGNKTNTGMVDSRSAVNSDPEALFAFEAESWSTVIDSTFLLTKVFRQKDPVFANMLNQLRTQSLDQASLDGFLSLSRPLSVPDGIIPTELFPTRREVDRSNFSKLSTLGGKTHTFDALETGSAEREFRDKLLENIMVPKKLTLKAGAQVMMLKNMDPNLVNGSIGVVVGFMSPHNFIAAENAADLDIIREKPSKRPNIYDVSNESELNQLNQLIETGKVVGESSQASEESAFFSSPAQGDSDCVFERLKAFPEDADNATFLKRKLERRKQLEDLAKTNLAAMNGAVYPVVRFRRMDHTFRNVLLHPETFSVENIEGEVLASRTQIPLILAWALSIHKAQGQTLQYVKVDLAKTFERGQAYVALSRATSKEGLQVLNFLPEKVKTHPKVVEFYKTLTTYEDDEPHEVQQENVQPMRAVG, from the coding sequence ATGACCATGTCAAGCGACCACAGTTTGGATGACATTATGGGCAGCATAGTTGTGGGGCGTCGCAAACTGTCGATATCTGACTTTGAAGATGACTTTGATATCGACGAGATTACACAGAATGCCATTTCCAGTGCAACTAAAAGATCCAAAAGCACATCAGCGGTGCCCCAGAACTCTGCAGTTTTATTGCCACCCGAGTTCTCACTCTCCTCGACGTTTGAGGATGACATCGATGCAGTCATGGCAGAGATACGGGTTCAAAAGCCAGCGAAGAAGCACAATTCGACACAGGCGACAAGAGTAACCCATGACATACCCTTCCAGGAGCCTGAGAGACGCCCACAGCCCGTTCTTGAGGCTTCTGACATATCTAAGGATATCTCAGATATGGACGATATCCTGGCTGATATTGAGATTCAACCAACGGCAAAGCTCCGGAGAGTCAAGAAGGCATCTCAATCGTCTCCCTCGCTCTCTCAGCAGATTGATGATATGATGAACCAGAAAAAGCTGAATGTGGACTCTCACAAGCCTGCTTCAGCACATAAACAAACCAGTTCACCTGGTGTACCTGTATTTCTCAAGCACTCACAACAACCACTACTACAGCTACAGCATCCGCGCAGAGCAGATCTGTCTTCATCCATGGTTCAGTCTGGTGTTTTGGAAGACCCGTTCTGTGATGAGATCAACTCATCTCCTCCGCTTCAAGCTCTCGACAGCTCACCGTATTTCTCTCAGAAGACTTCTGGAAACCTTTTGAATCTACCGAATCTGCCAGCATTTGATTTCTCATCGCAGACGTTGCAGAGATCAAAGTCTGACAGTCTCAagttcaacaagaagctgatAAGCTCGTTCGACCTCGAGGGCGATCTGAGTGATACAAAGTATGGGGTTTGCGATTTGGAGAGTGCGGGGCGGCCGCAGCAACTTAGGTCAGAGAGTGCGAGACGACAACAGTCTCGTGAAGCTGGACAAGTTATGTCAAGCGTGTCACATGAGACAAATGACAAGCCACTTTCGTCTCTCCCGCCCCATTCCTCTCCATCGCGTGAACGCTCCCTGTCCACTCCCACCGAACTTCTGAATTACAACGCAAGTGATGTCAAGCCAACCAGTACTCCTCTTGCATCTTCTCAAATCGAGTGGGAACCatcgtcacgtgagttATGCGGCTACGATGTGCACACGCTCAATCTCCGTCAAAAGGCCAAGCTTAAGGAGTACGGTCGGTTGTCTCCCGGGGATTTAAGAGACACGCGAGTCAAGCGGTTCAAgtcagctggagaagctgaacCTAGAGAACAGCAACCTGATGGTGACTCTGCAGTGGCGGGAGTATCCAAGAACGGGTTTGCTAACTCTCCTCGCAAGAACGAAAGCCGACGCGCTAAGTCTGAGTCGGCACCAAAGGtactgcagcagctcgactTTTTCAACAAGTCGAACCGACCCCAGTTAGATGCTGGGCTCAAGAGCAAAGGACCCAGGAAGAGCATCCAGTCGCGTCTGTACACCACCACTACCCACAACACGCTTGTTGAtgtggatggagaggaggacggGTTGATGACAGTCCAGGTGGCGTCTCTATCGGCCGAGCAACAGGCTATCCATGATCTGGTTATTAACGGCGAGACCAATATCTTCTTCACaggtgctgctggaacGGGAAAGTCAGTCCTGTTACGTCAGATCATTGCCAGTTTGCGTCGCAAGTACAAAAAGTCGCTTGACAAGGTGGCTGTGACTGCTTCTACTGGACTGGCTGCTTGTAACGTTCAAGGAACGACGTTGCACAGTTTTGCGGGCTGTGGGTTGGCCCGAGAAGACGTGGATTCGCTTTGTAAGCGAATCAGGCGGAATAAGAAGGCTCGCGATCGATGGAAGAACGTGTCTGTACTTGTTATTGATGAGATTTCCATGGTTGACGCTCGTTTTTTCGACAAACTCGAGCAGATTGCGCAGAAACTGCGCCGAAACAAGCGTCCCTTTGGAGGTATTCAGCTGATTGTCACAGGTGACTTTTACCAGCTTCCTCCCGTACCCGACACTAACAAGGATCGTTTCCGGGGCTCTTACGGTGGCAACAAGACTAACACCGGTATGGTTGATTCTCGGTCTGCTGTCAACAGCGATCCCGAAGCTCTTTTCGCGTTCGAGGCCGAATCTTGGTCCACGGTAATCGACAGCACTTTTCTGTTGACCAAAGTGTTCCGACAGAAGGATCCTGTCTTTGCCAATATGTTGAATCAACTCCGTACCCAGTCGCTAGACCAAGCTTCTCTCGACGGctttctgtctctctctcgtcCCCTATCAGTCCCAGATGGTATCATTCCCACAGAGCTGTTCCCTACCCGTCGTGAAGTCGACCGgtccaacttctccaagtTGTCCACTCTAGGGGGCAAGACTCACACGTTCGATGCTCTGGAAACCGGATCTGCCGAGCGGGAGTTTAGAGACAAGTTGCTAGAGAACATCATGGTACCCAAGAAGCTGACTCTCAAAGCCGGTGCCCAGGTTATGATGCTGAAGAACATGGACCCCAACCTCGTCAACGGATCCATTGGTGTGGTTGTCGGGTTCATGTCTCCTCACAACTTCATCGCAGCTGAGAACGCTGCCGACCTCGATATTATTCGAGAGAAGCCTTCAAAGCGGCCCAACATCTACGATGTTTCCAACGAATCTGAGCTGAATCAATTGAACCAGCTCATCGAGACAGGTAAAGTTGTTGGGGAGTCTTCCCAGGCGTCTGAAGAGTCGGCTTTCTTCTCGTCtcctgctcaaggagactCAGACTGTGTGTTTGAGCGTCTCAAGGCTTTTCCCGAGGACGCCGATAACGCAACATTTCTTAAACGCAAGCTAGAACGTCGaaagcagctggaggaccTGGCCAAGACAAACTTGGCCGCAATGAACGGGGCTGTCTACCCCGTGGTGCGTTTCAGACGCATGGATCACACCTTCCGAAACGTGCTACTTCATCCAGAGACGTTTTCCGTAGAGAACATTGAAGGAGAAGTGCTCGCTTCTCGAACACAGATCCCATTGATTCTGGCCTGGGCCTTGTCAATCCATAAAGCCCAGGGTCAGACTCTCCAGTATGTCAAAGTGGACCTGGCCAAGACATTTGAGAGAGGCCAGGCATACGTGGCACTCAGTCGAGCCACGTCCAAGGAGGGACTCCAGGTTCTCAACTTCCTACCTGAGAAGGTGAAGACCCATCcgaaggtggtggagttctACAAGACGCTAACCACGtacgaggacgacgagccgCATGAGGTGCAGCAAGAAAATGTCCAGCCCATGAGAGCTGTGGGGTAG